In Ignavibacteriota bacterium, one genomic interval encodes:
- the meaB gene encoding methylmalonyl Co-A mutase-associated GTPase MeaB, translating into MTDTGRTPEWAEPGTPGTFASTVMKGVEGGHDGLPGAAPPVPGTSSPARPLPAIEEYIAGVRGGDRVMLARAITLIESNAPAHADPAREVLTRLLPFSGKAIRVGVTGVPGAGKSTFIEALGLYLTGKGHRVAVLAVDPSSSISRGSVLGDKTRMERLARDERCFIRPSPSGGNLGGVARKTRETMLLCEAAGYDVILVETVGVGQSEITVRSMVDFFLLLLITGAGDELQGIKKGVMELADLVAINKADGENRTRAETTRAEFAHALHFLTPATEGWAPPTLTCSALTGEGVPALWEKVEDFRVQTTASGVLANRRNDQLLAWLHGMVGEHLRSLFYAHPSVAGRLPAMEQQVVAGTITAAAAAQELIRHFEQRT; encoded by the coding sequence ATGACCGACACAGGGCGCACACCGGAGTGGGCCGAACCCGGAACACCGGGCACGTTCGCTTCCACCGTCATGAAGGGGGTGGAAGGCGGACACGACGGACTTCCGGGTGCTGCACCTCCGGTTCCAGGTACCAGCTCTCCCGCGCGTCCGCTTCCGGCGATTGAAGAGTACATCGCAGGCGTGCGGGGGGGTGACCGCGTCATGCTCGCCCGCGCCATCACGCTCATTGAAAGTAACGCTCCCGCGCATGCGGATCCCGCCCGCGAGGTGCTTACCCGTCTTCTTCCTTTCAGCGGCAAGGCGATACGCGTCGGCGTCACCGGTGTGCCCGGTGCCGGGAAGAGCACGTTCATCGAGGCACTGGGCCTCTACCTCACAGGAAAGGGCCATAGGGTCGCCGTCCTTGCCGTTGATCCGAGTTCCAGTATCAGCCGTGGCAGCGTGCTCGGCGACAAGACAAGGATGGAGCGGCTGGCGCGCGATGAGCGCTGCTTCATCCGGCCTTCGCCGTCCGGCGGGAACCTCGGCGGCGTTGCGCGCAAGACCCGCGAGACCATGCTTCTCTGTGAGGCGGCAGGATACGACGTCATACTCGTGGAGACCGTCGGGGTCGGGCAGAGCGAGATCACGGTCCGCTCGATGGTGGATTTCTTCCTCCTGCTGCTGATCACCGGCGCAGGGGACGAGTTGCAGGGGATCAAGAAAGGCGTGATGGAGCTGGCCGACCTCGTGGCGATCAACAAGGCCGATGGGGAGAACCGTACGCGCGCCGAAACCACGCGTGCGGAGTTCGCGCATGCGCTGCATTTTCTCACCCCGGCGACCGAGGGATGGGCGCCTCCCACCCTCACGTGTTCAGCTTTGACGGGGGAGGGCGTTCCGGCGCTCTGGGAGAAGGTGGAAGATTTCCGCGTGCAGACGACCGCCTCCGGCGTGCTCGCGAACCGGCGCAACGATCAACTTCTGGCATGGCTGCACGGGATGGTGGGAGAGCATCTCCGGTCGTTGTTCTATGCACATCCCTCCGTTGCCGGCCGTCTTCCCGCCATGGAGCAGCAGGTCGTTGCCGGGACCATCACCGCCGCTGCCGCGGCACAGGAATTGATCCGCCACTTCGAACAACGTACATGA
- the mce gene encoding methylmalonyl-CoA epimerase — MNPTHIEHIGIAVKDLQSSIAFFEKLLGTACYAVEEVADQKVRTAFFRIGQTKIELLESMTPDGPIGKFIEKRGEGVHHLAFAVPDVAGALQEAQTAGLQLIDAQPRKGAEGLTIAFLHPKSTNGVLTELCSHA, encoded by the coding sequence ATGAACCCAACACACATTGAACACATCGGTATCGCCGTCAAAGACCTGCAGTCATCCATAGCGTTCTTCGAAAAACTCCTCGGCACCGCATGCTACGCGGTGGAAGAGGTGGCGGACCAGAAGGTCCGGACGGCGTTCTTCCGTATCGGACAAACGAAGATCGAACTCCTGGAATCCATGACGCCGGATGGCCCGATCGGCAAATTCATTGAAAAGCGGGGAGAGGGTGTGCATCACCTTGCCTTCGCCGTCCCCGATGTTGCGGGCGCATTGCAGGAGGCACAGACTGCAGGACTACAACTGATCGATGCACAACCGCGGAAAGGTGCGGAGGGGCTCACCATCGCCTTTCTCCACCCGAAGTCGACGAACGGCGTTCTCACCGAACTCTGTTCGCACGCCTGA
- a CDS encoding acyl-CoA carboxylase subunit beta — protein sequence MQTVNDKLKILKEKNAHVNLGGGADRLEAQHKAGKMTAHERLHLLYDNGFYDELFRFVQHHSTSFGLGGKDLPADGVVTGLGAVRGRLVYGSSQDFTVMGGSVGLKHAWKICEIMDMALKAGAPYISINDSGGARIQEGVDSLQGYGRIFYYNTLLSGVVPQISIIAGPCAGGAAYSPALMDFIVMVKGTGQMFIAGPEVIKEATGETISAEELGGAYAQAAQSGNVHFIARDDADAIEIVQTLLSYLPNNNTEDPPFQGTGDLTIIEDEALNQVVPDDPRDPYNMFDILQMVLDPGSLFEVHGHYAKNMIVCFARLNGRVVGVVANQPLEKFGAIDIDASDKASRFVRFCNAFNIPLITFVDVPGFLPGVEQEFGGIIRHGAKMLFSFSAATVPKISVVVRKAYGGAYLAMSAKALGADRIAAWPTAEIAVMGAEGAVNVLYRSDIKSAADPQARRKELIEAYKLQFSNPYQAAQQGMVDAVIEPKKTRAYLSVALESLRNKRELRPQKKHGLIPM from the coding sequence ATGCAAACCGTCAATGACAAGCTGAAGATCCTGAAAGAGAAGAACGCGCACGTCAATCTTGGCGGCGGCGCGGATCGGCTGGAAGCCCAACACAAGGCCGGGAAAATGACCGCCCACGAGCGGCTTCATCTGCTGTATGATAACGGGTTCTACGATGAGCTGTTCCGATTCGTCCAGCACCATTCCACATCGTTCGGACTTGGCGGGAAGGACCTGCCTGCCGACGGGGTGGTGACAGGCCTCGGAGCGGTGCGGGGGCGGCTGGTCTATGGTTCGTCCCAGGATTTCACCGTGATGGGGGGGAGCGTCGGGCTGAAGCACGCATGGAAGATCTGCGAGATCATGGACATGGCGCTGAAAGCCGGCGCACCGTACATCTCGATCAATGACAGCGGCGGCGCACGGATCCAGGAAGGCGTCGATTCCCTGCAGGGGTATGGCCGCATCTTCTATTATAATACCCTCCTGTCCGGTGTCGTGCCGCAGATCTCGATCATCGCGGGCCCCTGTGCCGGTGGCGCGGCCTATTCGCCCGCCCTCATGGATTTCATCGTGATGGTGAAGGGGACCGGACAGATGTTCATCGCCGGGCCGGAGGTGATCAAGGAGGCGACGGGCGAGACCATTTCGGCCGAGGAGCTCGGTGGTGCGTACGCACAGGCGGCGCAGAGCGGGAACGTGCACTTCATCGCACGTGATGATGCGGATGCGATCGAGATCGTGCAAACCCTGCTCAGTTATCTCCCGAACAACAATACCGAAGATCCGCCGTTCCAGGGGACCGGCGACCTCACGATCATCGAGGACGAGGCCCTGAACCAGGTCGTCCCCGACGATCCCCGCGATCCGTACAACATGTTCGATATCCTGCAGATGGTGCTCGATCCCGGGTCGCTCTTCGAGGTCCACGGCCACTATGCGAAGAACATGATCGTCTGCTTCGCCCGCCTCAACGGGCGCGTGGTAGGCGTGGTGGCCAATCAGCCCCTGGAGAAATTCGGGGCCATCGATATCGACGCGTCGGACAAGGCGTCACGGTTCGTCCGGTTCTGCAATGCGTTCAATATCCCGCTCATCACCTTCGTGGACGTCCCCGGATTCCTGCCGGGCGTCGAACAGGAATTCGGTGGCATCATCCGTCACGGCGCGAAGATGCTGTTCTCCTTCTCCGCCGCAACCGTGCCGAAGATCTCGGTCGTGGTGCGCAAGGCGTATGGCGGGGCCTATCTTGCCATGAGTGCCAAGGCACTCGGAGCGGACCGCATCGCTGCATGGCCGACCGCGGAGATCGCGGTGATGGGTGCGGAAGGGGCGGTCAATGTGCTGTACCGCAGCGACATCAAGTCCGCCGCCGATCCGCAGGCACGGCGGAAAGAGTTGATCGAGGCGTATAAGCTCCAGTTCTCGAACCCGTATCAGGCCGCCCAGCAGGGTATGGTCGATGCGGTCATCGAACCGAAGAAGACCCGTGCCTATCTTTCTGTCGCACTGGAATCGTTGCGCAACAAACGTGAACTCAGGCCGCAGAAGAAGCACGGCCTGATCCCCATGTGA
- a CDS encoding OadG family protein — protein sequence MTDPIVEAFLLLVVGMAAVFSALLVLAGMIRLLKWGDSWINAMRIRKYADKVETHQVDDEVNDEIVAVITAAVASTIRKPVVVRKIRFLESGAEPAWAVTGRLNIMASHAITKRKS from the coding sequence ATGACAGATCCTATTGTGGAAGCGTTCCTCCTGCTCGTCGTTGGTATGGCGGCGGTCTTTTCCGCCCTGCTGGTGCTGGCCGGGATGATCCGGCTGTTGAAATGGGGGGACTCGTGGATCAACGCGATGCGCATCAGGAAGTATGCAGACAAGGTAGAGACGCATCAGGTCGACGACGAGGTGAACGACGAGATCGTTGCCGTGATCACGGCAGCGGTCGCGAGCACCATCCGGAAACCTGTCGTCGTCCGGAAGATCCGGTTCCTGGAGAGCGGGGCAGAGCCCGCCTGGGCGGTGACCGGACGGTTGAACATCATGGCATCCCATGCCATCACGAAAAGGAAATCCTGA
- a CDS encoding acetyl-CoA carboxylase biotin carboxyl carrier protein subunit produces the protein MKKLMITVNGKRYEVDVEVVHDDDVIENQPAFRPPVRAVDSYVTPVNASLPPSVAAGGKGKAGAADKKSLTSPINGVILEIPVKEGDTVKQNDILFILEAMKMKTNISSPQNGKIKVIKVKVSDKIEAGQVLLTFE, from the coding sequence ATGAAGAAGTTGATGATCACGGTGAACGGCAAACGGTACGAAGTGGACGTGGAAGTGGTCCATGATGATGATGTGATCGAAAACCAGCCGGCGTTCCGTCCGCCGGTGCGGGCAGTCGACAGCTATGTCACCCCGGTGAATGCATCGCTGCCTCCGTCCGTTGCAGCAGGCGGGAAGGGGAAGGCTGGTGCGGCCGATAAGAAATCGCTGACCTCTCCCATCAACGGTGTGATCCTCGAGATCCCCGTGAAAGAGGGGGATACCGTGAAACAGAATGACATTCTGTTCATCCTTGAGGCCATGAAGATGAAGACCAACATCTCCTCGCCGCAGAACGGCAAGATCAAGGTGATCAAGGTCAAGGTGTCGGACAAGATCGAAGCCGGTCAGGTCCTGCTCACCTTTGAATGA
- a CDS encoding sodium ion-translocating decarboxylase subunit beta, with translation MIENLEKFVAGMGFWSLTWGQVAMLGVASLLIYLAIKKGFEPLLLLPIGLGAFLANLPGNGLLTVPHGNEIGGLYYYLSKGIELEIFPPLIFLGIGAMTDFGPLLANPRTFLLGAAAQLGVFIALFAAVLLGFDLKEAAAIGIIGGADGPTAIYLTLKLAPHLLGPIAVAAYSYMALVPLIQPPIMRALTTDKERAVVMETLKPVSHKIKLIFPLAVTVIGVFIVPPAAPLLAMLMGGNLLRESGVVDRLTNMAQNELINIVTFFLGTCVGMTMGAEVFLRWETLKIISLGIVAFGFSTVGGVLFGKLMYRLSGGKINPLIGSAGVSAVPMAARVSHNVGQEYNPQNYLLMHAMGPNVAGVIGTAIAAGVLLAILG, from the coding sequence ATGATCGAGAACCTTGAGAAATTCGTTGCCGGGATGGGCTTCTGGTCCCTGACGTGGGGACAGGTGGCCATGCTCGGTGTCGCGTCGTTGCTGATCTACCTCGCGATCAAGAAGGGCTTCGAACCGCTGCTCCTCCTGCCGATCGGCCTGGGTGCGTTCCTGGCGAACCTGCCGGGCAACGGGTTGCTGACCGTGCCGCATGGCAATGAGATCGGCGGGCTCTATTATTATCTGTCGAAGGGCATCGAACTGGAGATCTTCCCGCCGCTGATCTTCCTGGGCATCGGCGCAATGACCGACTTCGGTCCTCTCCTGGCGAATCCCCGTACCTTCCTTCTGGGGGCGGCAGCGCAGTTGGGCGTCTTCATCGCTCTCTTTGCCGCCGTCCTTCTGGGGTTCGATCTGAAGGAAGCCGCCGCGATCGGGATCATCGGAGGGGCGGATGGGCCGACCGCGATCTATCTGACGTTGAAACTCGCGCCGCACCTGCTGGGCCCCATCGCCGTGGCGGCGTATTCGTATATGGCGCTCGTACCGCTCATCCAGCCGCCGATCATGCGGGCGCTGACCACCGACAAGGAACGTGCGGTGGTGATGGAGACGCTGAAGCCCGTGTCGCATAAGATCAAGCTCATCTTCCCGCTGGCGGTCACGGTGATCGGTGTGTTCATCGTTCCCCCGGCGGCACCCTTGCTCGCGATGCTCATGGGCGGCAATCTCCTGCGCGAGAGCGGCGTGGTGGATCGCCTGACGAACATGGCCCAGAACGAGTTGATCAACATTGTCACGTTCTTTCTGGGTACCTGTGTCGGCATGACGATGGGAGCGGAGGTGTTCCTGCGCTGGGAGACCCTCAAGATCATCTCGCTGGGGATCGTGGCCTTCGGGTTCTCCACCGTCGGCGGCGTGCTGTTCGGGAAGCTGATGTACCGGCTCAGTGGCGGCAAGATCAATCCGCTGATCGGCTCGGCAGGCGTGTCCGCCGTGCCGATGGCGGCACGTGTCTCGCACAATGTCGGACAGGAGTACAATCCGCAGAATTACCTCCTGATGCACGCCATGGGGCCGAATGTTGCCGGCGTCATCGGGACGGCCATCGCCGCGGGCGTGTTGCTCGCGATCCTCGGTTAG
- the uppP gene encoding undecaprenyl-diphosphatase UppP encodes MNALWAVILGIIQGLTEFLPISSTAHLTIAGKLFGVVDAEAPESWTAFMAVMQLGTMAAVLIYFRTDLWNVVAGIFRDLTAGTAGRGERGWSQESRLGFAMALGTVPVLLVGYLLRHIIESALTKSTMVIVGSLVCLAALLWLAEKVARHAREVESVTWKDALIVGLAQALALIPGSSRSGTTMTAALFLGFTRSAAARFSFLLSIPAVLASGLYQLYKVVGMLQSGADVFHLGVGNLVIATVVSGLAGYAAIAWLLRYLMRHTTMIFVWYRFALGIVLTLLLMQGILN; translated from the coding sequence GTGAATGCTTTGTGGGCAGTGATCCTCGGGATCATTCAGGGATTGACGGAATTTCTTCCCATCAGCAGCACCGCGCATCTGACGATCGCGGGGAAGCTGTTCGGTGTCGTGGATGCTGAAGCACCGGAATCGTGGACCGCGTTCATGGCGGTGATGCAACTCGGGACCATGGCGGCGGTGCTCATCTACTTCCGCACCGATCTCTGGAATGTCGTTGCGGGGATCTTCCGCGACCTGACAGCAGGCACAGCGGGGCGCGGCGAGAGAGGGTGGTCGCAAGAGAGCCGCCTGGGATTCGCGATGGCCCTCGGGACCGTCCCGGTGCTTCTGGTCGGGTACCTCCTCCGCCATATCATCGAAAGCGCGCTGACGAAGAGTACGATGGTGATCGTCGGGAGCCTGGTCTGTCTGGCGGCGCTGTTATGGCTCGCGGAAAAGGTCGCGCGCCATGCGCGCGAGGTCGAAAGTGTGACGTGGAAGGATGCGCTGATCGTTGGCCTCGCGCAGGCGCTCGCGCTCATCCCCGGCTCCTCACGCTCCGGGACCACGATGACGGCAGCGCTGTTCCTCGGGTTCACGCGGTCCGCGGCCGCACGGTTCTCGTTCCTGCTCAGCATCCCGGCGGTGCTGGCAAGCGGACTCTATCAGTTGTACAAGGTCGTAGGCATGCTGCAGAGCGGGGCAGACGTCTTTCACCTCGGAGTGGGGAACCTCGTGATCGCCACCGTGGTCTCGGGCCTTGCAGGGTATGCTGCCATTGCATGGCTGCTGCGCTACCTGATGCGGCACACGACGATGATCTTTGTCTGGTACCGCTTTGCGCTCGGCATCGTTCTCACCCTGCTGCTCATGCAGGGTATCCTGAATTAA
- a CDS encoding response regulator, which produces MTSREVFMQMKIEHYVKKGEECCAMARYPIARRMLDAALALDPRHPASLLLKERIDGEFGQVLRHGGATAAGRAGQKDDLIVVVDQDERLLTHFAEVLGRRGFRFAGAATYEEAVELLSMVIPDVIVSEINFDTGARGFDLFLWLRTNSALTNVPFLFHATRIDRDVMIAGRRFGVDDFLVKPVDGELLAAAATTVLNRRRAVPIAV; this is translated from the coding sequence ATGACTTCGCGTGAAGTGTTCATGCAGATGAAGATCGAGCATTATGTGAAGAAGGGTGAAGAATGTTGTGCCATGGCGCGCTATCCCATTGCCCGCAGAATGCTTGATGCCGCGCTCGCACTCGATCCGCGGCACCCGGCGTCTCTCCTGCTGAAAGAGCGGATCGATGGCGAATTCGGCCAGGTGCTCCGGCATGGTGGCGCCACTGCGGCGGGCCGCGCAGGGCAGAAGGACGACCTGATCGTGGTGGTGGACCAGGATGAACGCCTCCTGACCCACTTTGCCGAAGTGCTGGGCCGCCGCGGATTCCGCTTCGCCGGCGCCGCGACGTATGAGGAGGCCGTGGAGCTCCTTTCCATGGTGATTCCCGATGTCATCGTTTCTGAGATCAATTTCGATACCGGCGCCCGCGGGTTCGATCTCTTCCTGTGGCTGCGTACGAACAGTGCCTTGACCAATGTGCCGTTCCTGTTCCATGCGACCCGTATCGACCGCGACGTCATGATCGCCGGCCGCCGTTTCGGCGTGGATGACTTCCTCGTCAAGCCGGTCGATGGTGAATTGCTCGCCGCGGCGGCAACGACCGTGCTGAACCGCAGGCGCGCTGTACCGATCGCGGTCTGA